One window of Nicotiana tomentosiformis chromosome 11, ASM39032v3, whole genome shotgun sequence genomic DNA carries:
- the LOC104119149 gene encoding CST complex subunit CTC1 isoform X1, which translates to MEEATVKTLSIAELLHQSRPLTGASSLFSNPSHKIPPPQFSNQPHTPSLPTLFPPKILKSLNYPTVLTGTLFLPHAENSPLKCNCFRFSDGSATVCCDILRFNPSLINKKVQILAWNFIPMKCNGGFLEIIRWAFPDSSSENSSDTFNVLSGCCVDQNVSIKARYFVRGVVESVSPVSVVPCRDGSRAGPENLRGFLVNVLVCGCKLCNPKDLRLDMKNLNDEMSGHCYNKHEIVYFCGSASSWHPVFTRLIRRIVSLSGLKKRLVFVGKKVSHLMYVAADNSLMHIPELPQQCIPVKEIDASGEGELVTYTGTVTGVYTRGMIVELDNELLLLLTDPQLSVPHSVRVGAMVSVKKVHFINPSYSWTKTLILGSCVKTSISVECFSSLETGCYTVTCCQSLLAKFIDSLVFVARLWVLLVVISFRRKFSGILSEKEILGSTSKKGFAQIYATSYLPASAFQIRQHGLFMEFVKHDRCACSRETSSAPLKLVAPIANLINYCEAMWRKLICHQGRDFGIMGTQKEYNSISCGRRPFVLSIKRAIHSEDIGVSLLGILKVSPSSGRMLLVDATGSVDVIIPDLPSSWNFNNMYEVRNFLSIMEDIPMKLDHVDLIQNEPFTCRSIFENAPFVREMNMPLHLYYNMRDVIPVNHHFTICVDSQVDFGKVGRGKFHLLQLMHKFPILQKQFQGSQHASSTSSAFAEALILPWDLLIADKSRDTHIDKPLIDQLKEPMKFFNGMENGKLIACKRHKPDQLSREALTSGLNDTENEPSCSSSHSAYMCSFVADKHHNSCCPGKIPCLVTGNCVNYPSLGMLQHTGTKADVGSCCKPQVRKALLEFKSEAFSVYEVLKISGHYLIKHQKEGMLCTDGIGDKIVVNSGTNIWSFSFAYVNSLQSLDVSCLFKQCDSFLSHHRVLPEDYHRFQTPNCVPNNGSNEISSDVNLYISSDITNLFDVNLELLEDCSLGPLVPFGEMTNIYPSDHNLPEGNLTSIHGQIKAVHCSDGKSYAEHLRCESINHDCSSLFLEGTISICVHVLMDHKMVKIFGTAKKVAYPAGFGRGVTASFHRVLALSAQDNFMMISTSFIVINPSSVINDHNEDAYTCQSAALNLDGGSPLCAITASLISDTANCLETQPVEFHCRVVAIYVLVLEYNRKGKYLHTRTEPRPNSYGVDIPLAGFIFDDGSSSCCCWASWEIAAVLLGLHNEVSGESYAKTHKRSKKTRRKQACSSLTIAHLRRIMKRHGRVTVRNQASIFDSSCQDLVCSANPDKAISSSDQDFFQSLILKACCSSLLTVVGSLMSSDAVRWLETHLTELDMLMLPMQNIWVSKVHHMDSLAQAKKILQGLVES; encoded by the exons ATGGAGGAAGCAACCGTCAAAACCCTATCAATCGCCGAGCTCCTTCATCAATCTCGTCCTCTCACCGGCGCATCCTCACTCTTCTCCAATCCTTCTCATAAAATTCCACCGCCCCAATTTTCAAACCAACCCCATACACCCTCCCTCCCCACACTTTTCCCCCCCAAAATCCTCAAATCCCTTAACTACCCCACTGTCCTTACAGGCACTCTTTTTCTACCTCACGCAGAAAACTCACCTCTTAAATGCAATTGTTTTCGTTTCTCTGATGGGTCCGCCACTGTTTGTTGTGACATTCTTCGGTTTAATCCTAGTTTAATTAACAAAAAAGTTCAAATTTTGGCTTGGAATTTTATTCCCATGAAATGTAATGGTGGGTTTTTAGAAATTATTAGGTGGGCTTTTCCTGATTCTTCTTCTGAAAATTCTTCAGATACTTTTAATGTACTGTCTGGCTGTTGCGTTGATCAAAATGTTAGTATAAAAGCTAGGTATTTTGTACGCGGCGTAGTAGAATCTGTTAGCCCTGTTTCAGTAGTTCCCTGCAGAGATGGGTCAAGAGCTGGTCCGGAAAATCTTCGGGGTTTCCTCGTAAATGTTTTAGTTTGTGGGTGTAAATTGTGTAATCCTAAAGATTTAAGATTGGATATGAAGAATTTGAATGATGAAATGAGTGGTCATTGTTATAACAAACACGAGATTGTGTACTTTTGTGGATCTGCTTCTTCTTGGCATCCAGTGTTTACAAGATTAATAAGGAGAATTGTTTCATTATCGGGGTTGAAGAAGAGACTTGTATTTGTGGGGAAAAAGGTGTCTCATTTGATGTATGTAGCTGCGGATAACTCTTTGATGCATATTCCTGAGTTGCCCCAGCAATGTATCCCCGTTAAGGAAATTGACGCTAGCGGGGAGGGAGAACTTGTTACTTATACTGGGACTGTGACAGGAGTTTACACGAGGGGTATGATTGTTGAGTTGGATAATGAACTGTTGCTACTGTTAACGGATCCACAGCTTTCTGTGCCACATAGTGTGAGAGTTGGAGCAATG GTATCAGTGAAAAAGGTTCATTTTATAAATCCTAGTTATTCATGGACAAAGACACTTATACTCGGCTCTTGTGTTAAAACTAGCATTTCTGTGGAATGTTTCTCCTCGCTGGAAACAGG ATGTTATACAGTGACCTGCTGCCAGAGCCTTCTTGCGAAGTTTATTGACTCCTTAGTATTTGTTGCCAGGCTATG GGTATTACTTGTCGTAATCTCTTTTAGGAGAAAGTTCTCTGGGATCTTATCTGAGAAAGAGATCTTGGGATCGACAAGT AAGAAAGGATTTGCTCAGATATATGCAACTTCATATTTGCCCGCTTCAGCCTTCCAAA TTCGGCAGCATGGGTTGTTTATGGAATTTGTCAAGCACGATAGATGTGCTTGTAGCAGGGAAACAAGTTCCGCTCCTTTGAAGTTG GTGGCACCTATtgctaatttaattaattattgtgAGGCAATGTGGAGGAAACTGATTTGCCATCAGGGCAGAGATTTTGGTATCATGGGTACCCAAAAGGAGTATAACTCCATATCTTGTGGCAGGAGACCTTTTGTGCTGTCTATAAAGAGAGCCATTCACAGTGAAGACATAGGTGTTTCTTTGCTTGGAATCTTGAAG GTCTCACCATCTTCTGGAAGGATGTTGCTTGTTGATGCAACTGGAAGCGTTGATGTTATCATACCAGATCTTCCATCAAGTTGGAATTTCAATAACATGTATGAG gTCAGAAATTTTTTGTCAATTATGGAAGACATACCCATGAAGCTGGATCATGTGGATTTAATCCAAAATGAACCTTTCACATGCAGAAGTATTTTTGAGAATGCCCCATTTGTGAGAGAGATGAACATGCCACTCCATCTTTACTACAACATGAGGGACGTAATACCTGTAAATCATCATTTTACTATCTGCGTAGATTCCCAAGTTGACTTTGGGAAGGTTGGAAGAGGAAAGTTTCACCTACTTCAGTTGATGCATAAATTCCCTATTCTGCAAAAG CAGTTTCAAGGAAGTCAACATGCTTCAAGTACATCAAGCGCATTTGCCGAGGCCTTAATTCTGCCTTGGGATTTACTTATTGCTGACAAAAGCAGAGATACCCATATTGATAAGCCTTTGATAGATCAACTGAAGGAACCAATGAAATTTTTTAACGGAATGGAAAATGGAAAACTTATTGCGTGCAAAAGACATAAACCTGACCAACTGTCTCGTGAGGCTTTGACGTCTGGATTGAATGATACTGAAAATGAACCAAGTTGCAGCTCCAGTCACTCTGCTTACATGTGCTCTTTTGTGGCGGACAAGCATCATAACTCATGCTGCCCAGGCAAAATTCCGTGCCTTGTGACTGGAAATTGTGTTAATTATCCGTCTCTTGGTATGTTGCAACACACAGGTACGAAAGCAGATGTGGGGTCCTGTTGCAAACCACAAGTGAGAAAGGCATTGCTGGAATTCAAATCAGAAGCTTTTTCTGTTTATGAG GTGCTGAAAATCAGTGGTCATTACCTTATAAAACATCAGAAAGAAGGCATGTTATGTACTGATGGAATAGGTGATAAAATAGTTGTGAATTCTGGAACAAATATTTGGAGTTTTTCTTTCGCATATGTCAATTCTCTCCAAAGTTTAGATGTATCCTGCTTATTTAAACAGTGCGACTCATTTTTAAGCCACCATAGGGTTCTTCCAGAAGACTATCATCGGTTTCAAACTCCAAATTGTGTACCCAATAATGGAAGCAATGAGATCTCTTCAGATGTCAACTTATATATTTCATCTGATATCACAAACTTATTTGATGTTAACTTGGAGTTGTTGGAGGACTGTTCTCTCGGGCCTCTTGTTCCATTTGGAGAAATGACCAACATCTACCCCTCTGATCATAATTTGCCCGAGGGAAACTTAACATCTATTCATGGGCAGATCAAGGCGGTTCATTGTTCAGATGGAAAATCGTATGCAGAACATTTAAGGTGTGAAAGCATCAATCATGATTGTTCGTCATTATTCCTTGAAGGAACTATCAGTATCTGTGTCCACGTTTTAATGGACCATAAGATG GTCAAGATTTTTGGGACTGCAAAAAAAGTTGCTTACCCTGCTGGATTTGGACGAGGCGTTACTGCATCATTTCACAGAGTACTTGCCCTCAG TGCGCAGGACAACTTTATGATGATATCTACGTCCTTCATTGTTATCAACCCATCAAGTGTGATTAATGATCATAACGAGGATGCATACACCTGCCAATCTGCTGCTTTGAACTTGGATGGTGGTTCTCCATTATGTGCTATTACTGCATCTCTGATTTCTGATACAGCAAACTGTTTAGAGACTCAACCAGTGGAGTTCCATTGCAGG GTTGTGGCTATTTATGTCCTTGTCTTGGAGTACAACAGGAAAGGCAAATACCTTCATACAAGAACTGAGCCTAGACCTAATTCATATGGTGTTGACATTCCACTTGCTGGTTTTATCTTTG ATGACGGGTCATCATCATGTTGTTGCTGGGCTAGTTGGGAGATTGCAGCAGTTTTGTTGGGGTTACATAATGAGGTTTCAGGTGAAAGCTATGCTAAAACTCACAAGAGATCAAAGAAGACCAGGAGAAAGCAGGCATGCAGCAGTTTAACTATTGCCCATTTAAGGAGAATTATGAAGCGGCATGGCAGGGTCACAGTGAGAAACCAGGCTTCCATCTTTGATTCATCATGTCAAGACCTTGTGTGTTCTGCCAATCCCGACAAGGCTATAAGTAGTTCAGATCAAGATTTCTTTCAGTCTCTCATCCTCAAAGCTTGCTGCAGCTCCCTTTTG ACTGTTGTTGGCAGTCTCATGAGTTCAGATGCTGTAAGGTGGCTGGAAACACATCTGACTGAGCTGGATATGTTGATGCTTCCCATGCAAAATATATGGGTTTCCAAAGTTCATCACATGGACAGCCTCGCTCAAGCTAAAAAGATCCTTCAAGGACTTGTTGAAAGCTGA
- the LOC104119149 gene encoding CST complex subunit CTC1 isoform X4 — translation MEEATVKTLSIAELLHQSRPLTGASSLFSNPSHKIPPPQFSNQPHTPSLPTLFPPKILKSLNYPTVLTGTLFLPHAENSPLKCNCFRFSDGSATVCCDILRFNPSLINKKVQILAWNFIPMKCNGGFLEIIRWAFPDSSSENSSDTFNVLSGCCVDQNVSIKARYFVRGVVESVSPVSVVPCRDGSRAGPENLRGFLVNVLVCGCKLCNPKDLRLDMKNLNDEMSGHCYNKHEIVYFCGSASSWHPVFTRLIRRIVSLSGLKKRLVFVGKKVSHLMYVAADNSLMHIPELPQQCIPVKEIDASGEGELVTYTGTVTGVYTRGMIVELDNELLLLLTDPQLSVPHSVRVGAMVSVKKVHFINPSYSWTKTLILGSCVKTSISVECFSSLETGCYTVTCCQSLLAKFIDSLVFVARLWVLLVVISFRRKFSGILSEKEILGSTSKKGFAQIYATSYLPASAFQIRQHGLFMEFVKHDRCACSRETSSAPLKLVAPIANLINYCEAMWRKLICHQGRDFGIMGTQKEYNSISCGRRPFVLSIKRAIHSEDIGVSLLGILKVSPSSGRMLLVDATGSVDVIIPDLPSSWNFNNMYEVRNFLSIMEDIPMKLDHVDLIQNEPFTCRSIFENAPFVREMNMPLHLYYNMRDVIPVNHHFTICVDSQVDFGKVGRGKFHLLQLMHKFPILQKQFQGSQHASSTSSAFAEALILPWDLLIADKSRDTHIDKPLIDQLKEPMKFFNGMENGKLIACKRHKPDQLSREALTSGLNDTENEPSCSSSHSAYMCSFVADKHHNSCCPGKIPCLVTGNCVNYPSLGMLQHTGTKADVGSCCKPQVRKALLEFKSEAFSVYEVLKISGHYLIKHQKEGMLCTDGIGDKIVVNSGTNIWSFSFAYVNSLQSLDVSCLFKQCDSFLSHHRVLPEDYHRFQTPNCVPNNGSNEISSDVNLYISSDITNLFDVNLELLEDCSLGPLVPFGEMTNIYPSDHNLPEGNLTSIHGQIKAVHCSDGKSYAEHLRCESINHDCSSLFLEGTISICVHVLMDHKMVKIFGTAKKVAYPAGFGRGVTASFHRVLALSAQDNFMMISTSFIVINPSSVINDHNEDAYTCQSAALNLDGGSPLCAITASLISDTANCLETQPVEFHCRVVAIYVLVLEYNRKGKYLHTRTEPRPNSYGVDIPLAGFIFDDGSSSCCCWASWEIAAVLLGLHNEVSGESYAKTHKRSKKTRRKQACSSLTIAHLRRIMKRHGRVTVRNQASIFDSSCQDLVCSANPDKAISSSDQDFFQSLILKACCSSLLVAGNTSD, via the exons ATGGAGGAAGCAACCGTCAAAACCCTATCAATCGCCGAGCTCCTTCATCAATCTCGTCCTCTCACCGGCGCATCCTCACTCTTCTCCAATCCTTCTCATAAAATTCCACCGCCCCAATTTTCAAACCAACCCCATACACCCTCCCTCCCCACACTTTTCCCCCCCAAAATCCTCAAATCCCTTAACTACCCCACTGTCCTTACAGGCACTCTTTTTCTACCTCACGCAGAAAACTCACCTCTTAAATGCAATTGTTTTCGTTTCTCTGATGGGTCCGCCACTGTTTGTTGTGACATTCTTCGGTTTAATCCTAGTTTAATTAACAAAAAAGTTCAAATTTTGGCTTGGAATTTTATTCCCATGAAATGTAATGGTGGGTTTTTAGAAATTATTAGGTGGGCTTTTCCTGATTCTTCTTCTGAAAATTCTTCAGATACTTTTAATGTACTGTCTGGCTGTTGCGTTGATCAAAATGTTAGTATAAAAGCTAGGTATTTTGTACGCGGCGTAGTAGAATCTGTTAGCCCTGTTTCAGTAGTTCCCTGCAGAGATGGGTCAAGAGCTGGTCCGGAAAATCTTCGGGGTTTCCTCGTAAATGTTTTAGTTTGTGGGTGTAAATTGTGTAATCCTAAAGATTTAAGATTGGATATGAAGAATTTGAATGATGAAATGAGTGGTCATTGTTATAACAAACACGAGATTGTGTACTTTTGTGGATCTGCTTCTTCTTGGCATCCAGTGTTTACAAGATTAATAAGGAGAATTGTTTCATTATCGGGGTTGAAGAAGAGACTTGTATTTGTGGGGAAAAAGGTGTCTCATTTGATGTATGTAGCTGCGGATAACTCTTTGATGCATATTCCTGAGTTGCCCCAGCAATGTATCCCCGTTAAGGAAATTGACGCTAGCGGGGAGGGAGAACTTGTTACTTATACTGGGACTGTGACAGGAGTTTACACGAGGGGTATGATTGTTGAGTTGGATAATGAACTGTTGCTACTGTTAACGGATCCACAGCTTTCTGTGCCACATAGTGTGAGAGTTGGAGCAATG GTATCAGTGAAAAAGGTTCATTTTATAAATCCTAGTTATTCATGGACAAAGACACTTATACTCGGCTCTTGTGTTAAAACTAGCATTTCTGTGGAATGTTTCTCCTCGCTGGAAACAGG ATGTTATACAGTGACCTGCTGCCAGAGCCTTCTTGCGAAGTTTATTGACTCCTTAGTATTTGTTGCCAGGCTATG GGTATTACTTGTCGTAATCTCTTTTAGGAGAAAGTTCTCTGGGATCTTATCTGAGAAAGAGATCTTGGGATCGACAAGT AAGAAAGGATTTGCTCAGATATATGCAACTTCATATTTGCCCGCTTCAGCCTTCCAAA TTCGGCAGCATGGGTTGTTTATGGAATTTGTCAAGCACGATAGATGTGCTTGTAGCAGGGAAACAAGTTCCGCTCCTTTGAAGTTG GTGGCACCTATtgctaatttaattaattattgtgAGGCAATGTGGAGGAAACTGATTTGCCATCAGGGCAGAGATTTTGGTATCATGGGTACCCAAAAGGAGTATAACTCCATATCTTGTGGCAGGAGACCTTTTGTGCTGTCTATAAAGAGAGCCATTCACAGTGAAGACATAGGTGTTTCTTTGCTTGGAATCTTGAAG GTCTCACCATCTTCTGGAAGGATGTTGCTTGTTGATGCAACTGGAAGCGTTGATGTTATCATACCAGATCTTCCATCAAGTTGGAATTTCAATAACATGTATGAG gTCAGAAATTTTTTGTCAATTATGGAAGACATACCCATGAAGCTGGATCATGTGGATTTAATCCAAAATGAACCTTTCACATGCAGAAGTATTTTTGAGAATGCCCCATTTGTGAGAGAGATGAACATGCCACTCCATCTTTACTACAACATGAGGGACGTAATACCTGTAAATCATCATTTTACTATCTGCGTAGATTCCCAAGTTGACTTTGGGAAGGTTGGAAGAGGAAAGTTTCACCTACTTCAGTTGATGCATAAATTCCCTATTCTGCAAAAG CAGTTTCAAGGAAGTCAACATGCTTCAAGTACATCAAGCGCATTTGCCGAGGCCTTAATTCTGCCTTGGGATTTACTTATTGCTGACAAAAGCAGAGATACCCATATTGATAAGCCTTTGATAGATCAACTGAAGGAACCAATGAAATTTTTTAACGGAATGGAAAATGGAAAACTTATTGCGTGCAAAAGACATAAACCTGACCAACTGTCTCGTGAGGCTTTGACGTCTGGATTGAATGATACTGAAAATGAACCAAGTTGCAGCTCCAGTCACTCTGCTTACATGTGCTCTTTTGTGGCGGACAAGCATCATAACTCATGCTGCCCAGGCAAAATTCCGTGCCTTGTGACTGGAAATTGTGTTAATTATCCGTCTCTTGGTATGTTGCAACACACAGGTACGAAAGCAGATGTGGGGTCCTGTTGCAAACCACAAGTGAGAAAGGCATTGCTGGAATTCAAATCAGAAGCTTTTTCTGTTTATGAG GTGCTGAAAATCAGTGGTCATTACCTTATAAAACATCAGAAAGAAGGCATGTTATGTACTGATGGAATAGGTGATAAAATAGTTGTGAATTCTGGAACAAATATTTGGAGTTTTTCTTTCGCATATGTCAATTCTCTCCAAAGTTTAGATGTATCCTGCTTATTTAAACAGTGCGACTCATTTTTAAGCCACCATAGGGTTCTTCCAGAAGACTATCATCGGTTTCAAACTCCAAATTGTGTACCCAATAATGGAAGCAATGAGATCTCTTCAGATGTCAACTTATATATTTCATCTGATATCACAAACTTATTTGATGTTAACTTGGAGTTGTTGGAGGACTGTTCTCTCGGGCCTCTTGTTCCATTTGGAGAAATGACCAACATCTACCCCTCTGATCATAATTTGCCCGAGGGAAACTTAACATCTATTCATGGGCAGATCAAGGCGGTTCATTGTTCAGATGGAAAATCGTATGCAGAACATTTAAGGTGTGAAAGCATCAATCATGATTGTTCGTCATTATTCCTTGAAGGAACTATCAGTATCTGTGTCCACGTTTTAATGGACCATAAGATG GTCAAGATTTTTGGGACTGCAAAAAAAGTTGCTTACCCTGCTGGATTTGGACGAGGCGTTACTGCATCATTTCACAGAGTACTTGCCCTCAG TGCGCAGGACAACTTTATGATGATATCTACGTCCTTCATTGTTATCAACCCATCAAGTGTGATTAATGATCATAACGAGGATGCATACACCTGCCAATCTGCTGCTTTGAACTTGGATGGTGGTTCTCCATTATGTGCTATTACTGCATCTCTGATTTCTGATACAGCAAACTGTTTAGAGACTCAACCAGTGGAGTTCCATTGCAGG GTTGTGGCTATTTATGTCCTTGTCTTGGAGTACAACAGGAAAGGCAAATACCTTCATACAAGAACTGAGCCTAGACCTAATTCATATGGTGTTGACATTCCACTTGCTGGTTTTATCTTTG ATGACGGGTCATCATCATGTTGTTGCTGGGCTAGTTGGGAGATTGCAGCAGTTTTGTTGGGGTTACATAATGAGGTTTCAGGTGAAAGCTATGCTAAAACTCACAAGAGATCAAAGAAGACCAGGAGAAAGCAGGCATGCAGCAGTTTAACTATTGCCCATTTAAGGAGAATTATGAAGCGGCATGGCAGGGTCACAGTGAGAAACCAGGCTTCCATCTTTGATTCATCATGTCAAGACCTTGTGTGTTCTGCCAATCCCGACAAGGCTATAAGTAGTTCAGATCAAGATTTCTTTCAGTCTCTCATCCTCAAAGCTTGCTGCAGCTCCCTTTTG GTGGCTGGAAACACATCTGACTGA